The Clostridiales bacterium DNA segment CGGACAAACCCCGACAATGGAGAAAAAGAAAGCTAACCTTGATAAAATTGAAACTCAGGCTATGCTTGATATAATTGTTGGAGACAAGTCAGTAGATACTTTCGATAGTTTCGTAAAACAGTGGAAGTCCATGGGTGGAGACGAAATTACAAAGGAAGTACAAGATGCAATAAAATAATATAGACTTGATGGTTAGGGAGCACGGCGAAAAAAAGTGCGTCATGCTCTCTAACTATATATAAACAAAACCGGGGGTTATATGATGAAAAAATCATCTATCAGTTACCATATCATGATGATGCCTGCAATAATTTTGTTGGCGATTTTTGCAATATACCCTATGATTGGCTCCATAATTGCCTTTGAGAATTACAATCCGGTAAAAGGCATGTGGCATTCCCAATTCGTAGGGCTCGAAAATTTTAAATATATGTTTCAAATACCTGAAATAAAACAGGTTTTATATAATACAGTTTCAATTGCGGTTATGAAGATAATTTTTACTGAGGGCTCGGCACTGATTTTTGCTCTTTTATTAAATGAACTTAAGAATAGATTTTTTAAAAGGACGATACAGACCATAGTATACCTGCCTCATTTTATATCATGGGTATTGCTTGGCGGTATTGTTGCAAATATATTTTCGCTTGACGGTATAGTAAACCATATAATAGGAATGTTTGGAGTAAAACCTATAATGTTTTTAGGAAGCAACAGTTGGTTCCCAGGTATATTGGTAGGAACCAGTGTATGGCAGGAATTTGGTTTTGGTGCGATTATATATCTTGCGGCCCTAACTGGTATAGACCCGAGTCTTTATGAAGCGGCAAGTATAGATGGAGCGAGCAGATTCAGGCAGATAATATCAATCACTCTACCTGGAATTTCTACAACAATTATATTGATGATGATGTTAAATCTGCAGAATATATTAAATGCAGGGTCGGAACAGGTATTGAATCTATATAATCCTATGGTTTATAAATCAGGAGATATTATAGATACATATGTATACAGGGCAGGACTTAAGGAACTGCAGTATGAACTTGCTACAGCAGTCGGACTTTTAAAATCTGTTGTAAGTTTTATTATGGTAGTATTGTCATACTTCCTGGCGGATAAATTTGCAAACTATCGTATATTTTAAAAGGGTGGTAATTTATGGCTTATAAAAGAAAAAGATATACTTTATTTGACATCATTATATTTGTTGTACTGATCTCAATTACATTGATTACTTTTTTCCCTGTGGTTTATATGGTCGCCGTTTCTTTTAGTGACAAATCGGCAGTTGCAGCAGGCATTGTTACAGTATTCCCTGTAAAACCAACATTAGCGGCATATAAATCCGTTATAAAAGATAATTATTTCTTTACTTCCTTTGGAGTATCGGTAAGGAGAGTATTATTAGGGTGTTCTATAAATTTTGCATTAACAGTGCTTACCGCCTTTCCACTTTCAAGGCGGGATTCTGAATTTAAAGGCAGAAACGTCTATATGTGGATATTAATATTTACTATGCTTTTCAGTGCCGGAATGATACCCTTATATTTTACTGTAAAAAGTCTCCATCTTTTAGATACGATGTGGGCTCTTGTACTTCCGGGTGCGGTGCCTGTCTTTAATATAATAGTCCTTATGAACTTTTTCAGAAATCTCCCTAAAGCTTTGGATGAGGCGGCTGTTATAGATGGAGCGGGACCATGGTATATGCTTCTTAAAATATATCTTCCTATGTCCTTGCCTGCACTTGCAACTGTTACACTGTTTAGCGTCGTAGGGCATTGGAATTCATTCTTCGATGGATTGATTTATATGAAAACGCAAAATCACTATCCGCTTCAGACATATTTGAACCAGACGATCATACAATATTCGATGGTCAGCAAAAATATGACAAAGGAAGAGATAGAAAGACTCACAAAACTATCGGACAAAACAGTTAATTCGGCAAAAATTTTAATCAGCATGATTCCGATACTGCTTGTATATCCCTTCCTTCAAAGGTATTTTATCACAGGCATTACATTAGGCTCTGTAAAAGAATAATAGTTGTCCAATTATTTATAGGTTTATGCAATAGATAGGAGGAAATTTAATGATAAATGGATTTGGCATAGAATATAAAGGGAACCTTTTGTCAGAGAACATAGGATTTAAAAAAACACAGAATTCCCGTAAATTAAAAAACAAAAATGGATCGATAAAAACTATCGACATATATGTAAGCGATGCAAACGATTTGGAAATTAGAAATGTTATTGTTGAATATCCAAATTCTTCTATCATCGAGAAATGGGT contains these protein-coding regions:
- a CDS encoding ABC transporter permease subunit, producing the protein MMKKSSISYHIMMMPAIILLAIFAIYPMIGSIIAFENYNPVKGMWHSQFVGLENFKYMFQIPEIKQVLYNTVSIAVMKIIFTEGSALIFALLLNELKNRFFKRTIQTIVYLPHFISWVLLGGIVANIFSLDGIVNHIIGMFGVKPIMFLGSNSWFPGILVGTSVWQEFGFGAIIYLAALTGIDPSLYEAASIDGASRFRQIISITLPGISTTIILMMMLNLQNILNAGSEQVLNLYNPMVYKSGDIIDTYVYRAGLKELQYELATAVGLLKSVVSFIMVVLSYFLADKFANYRIF
- a CDS encoding carbohydrate ABC transporter permease codes for the protein MAYKRKRYTLFDIIIFVVLISITLITFFPVVYMVAVSFSDKSAVAAGIVTVFPVKPTLAAYKSVIKDNYFFTSFGVSVRRVLLGCSINFALTVLTAFPLSRRDSEFKGRNVYMWILIFTMLFSAGMIPLYFTVKSLHLLDTMWALVLPGAVPVFNIIVLMNFFRNLPKALDEAAVIDGAGPWYMLLKIYLPMSLPALATVTLFSVVGHWNSFFDGLIYMKTQNHYPLQTYLNQTIIQYSMVSKNMTKEEIERLTKLSDKTVNSAKILISMIPILLVYPFLQRYFITGITLGSVKE